The Flavobacterium johnsoniae UW101 genomic interval CCGCACGCCGCGTTCAGCATCCGCACCAGCATTCGCCATAGGGCGAAGAACCGATACGGCAGTTTTCCTCTCAGGTGCAGCTCCCGCAAAATAAGGCGCATCTGCAATTGAAGGCCTCTTGGCACGTGAAGACGAGTCAGCTCTCTGCAGCGGCTGGGCGGCAGGTGCAGAAGGCAGGTACTTCGCGGCCATCTGATACGACTTTTCCATAAGCGCCAGCTGTCCGTCTACCGTCACCGAAGGCGCAGCATCCCTCTGGGCAAGCTCCGATTTGAGCTCGGCAACCTCCCTGCGCAGCATATCAGCCTCACCACCGCTGTCCTGATAGAAGCTGCCAAGTGCGTTCTGTGCCTTTCGGTACGTGCCGAGCGCAGAATTTGTCTCCCTGGGTTCCTGTCCTGCCGTCTGCACCGCATTTGCAGATGAGGGGGACTCATCTGCCGTTACGCTGTCCTGTTTCCAATAATCCGCCAGCGTGGTAAGCGCTCTGCGCTTATCCTCCTGCTTCTGCTCGAGCATCTCCTGCTCATAGGCCTTTGCCTTGTCCGCCTGCATTTCATTGTCTGCGGCCTGCGGAACGATGTTATTGAGCCCGATGGCCTGCCCGCTCTCCTTCTCGGGCGAGGGCCTGAATATCAGATAAAGGCAACCTGCGCATACGATTCCCATCAGCCCAAATATGAGCGATTTCTTAAGCTTCTCCATTTTGCCGCTTTTTTCGTCCACACTGTCTGATTTTTCTTCAGCGCCATGCTCCCAAAGCATAACGCCTTCTTTTTTCTTATTTTCTTTCATATCTTAATCTTTTAATTTATTCATGCAGCCCTTTATTACCGCAGGACTTTCCTTTCCTGCTGGCGAAGGATCCTGAATATGTTCCAGTCTCAGGCAGCTTCTCGCCGCCTTGACATCACGGCATATATTCAAAAGGGCAATCGCCGTCAGAAGGACGTACGCGGCAAATAGATGAATGATCATCCTCCGCCGGCTCTTGGCCGGCATAGCGGTCCATTTTCGGTCTAGCTGCCCAAGCCAGCGGTCAATGCGTTCCTTTAAGTTTTCCATTTCCTGATATTATTAGCCGGTCACATTCTAAATCCCCTATTTGCCCGAGCCGTCTCCTGAGTATTCTTAACTGCCGCCCCGGCAATCAATTCCCTTCTGGTTGGAAAAGAATCTGAATTAAGATTGCAGAGCTTAAAACTCTTCAATATCTGGCCATACCGGTCAGTTTTTGTGATGTTCAGTTCGGCCGCGTCCAAATCAAATTTGCCATCCGCATATCCCACCCGGATATCGCACCTGATCTTATCCCTGTCCTGGCCATTCCATTCGAGATAGGTCGATAAATGAAGGGAATCTGCCGACCGCGGGGCATCCATTCCGTTTTTCCATTTCTCCAGAAATTCGCTGATGCTCTCCTTCATCCGGCCCGCACAGCAGCCCTCCGTGTGGAAATAGCCGTCATATCCTTTATCTGCAAGGATTTTTGCCATTTCATCAAGGTCAATCAAAACTTTCATATCTTCCTTTTTCACCGTTCAATGATCTGCATATCCTTATTTTCCAGCACTGCGAATTTTTCAATATTGAAGCCCTGCGGATTGCTGTCCGAGCGCACGGAATTAACCAGCAGACACGAGGTAACAAGGCTCCGCTGTGTCACATTGCTCGAACGTATGATGAATTCCCTGGCGTACGACCTAACCGAATACGGATAGGATTCGAAGCTGCACACCACGCTGTCAATCTCGATGCGCTGCTGCACATTGCCCGATATGATGCGGTTGTAATAGCCCTTCTCGGACAGGTCCTTGTAGTAGTCGAAGGCGCTTTTGTCGGCAAGGCTGAAGGCGCGCTTCATATTGCTTTCAATGGCGTCCTTGTCCGGAGCCAGCGTAAAGAAAAGCTCGTGGAAACGCCTCACATGCTCCCTTGCCTCGACGGGCCTGTTGACCGCCGCATCCTGCGACAGTGCCAGCATCAGGGATTTCCCGTTGTCCAGCACATAAATCTTCTCGCGCTGCCGATCGGCAAAACGGTAGGAATACCACAGGGCGGATCCCGTGATTCCCGTACAGAGCAGTGCAAAAACGATGGCGTAGAGCCTGATCTGCCGGAAACTGTTTTCTATGTTTCGTAATGTCTTGAATTCCATTTTCTTTGTTTTTATCGGTTGTCAGGATCTGCTGACCAGCCTTCCTGCTATATTTCCTGCGGCGGAACCCGCGCCCGCTCCGGCGATGTTCCCGGCTTTCATGGCCGTCTGGCTCACATTGCGCATGAAATTGCCTCCGCCTCCGGCCTGGATGATCCAGCCCGTCACGGTCGGCACCGTGAAATAGCCCACAATGCCTATGATCATGAAAATCACGTAGACGGTATTGGAGGTGTCGGGTATGAAAGCCGGGTCCGAAAGCATCTCGATGTCCCTTTCGATGATCAGCGACTGGATGCGCGCCAGCATGGAACTGAAAAGGTCCGCTACGGGAAGCCACAGATACACGCTGACATATCTGGTGATCCACTGGGTGAGCGTCGACTGGAAACCGTCCCAGACCGATATGGCAAAAGCAATCGGCCCAAGGATGGAAAGCACTATGAGGAAAAACGTCCTTATGGTGTCGATCACCAGCGCCGCGGCCTGGAAAAGCACCTCCAGAAAGTTCCGGAACCACTGCTTTATCATCTTTTCCATCTGATAGGCCTGCCGGTCCATATACATCCCCGCCATGGTCCCGATATCCGAGGGCGACCATCCCAGCTCGTCGAGCTTCTTCTCGAATTCCTCATCTGAAGCCATATAAGAGGTTTCGGGATTGCGGACCATCGCCTCATATTCCAGCTGGTCCTTCTGCTGCTGCAGCCTGTTAAGGTCAAGAACCTGTCCCTGCAGTATGCCGTGGGTTCCGCTGACTATCGGACTCAGCACCGCATTGATGCTTCCCAGAACGATGCTCGGGAAGAACATGATGCACAGGCCAAGCGCGAAGGGACGCAGCATCGGATAGACGTCAATGGGTTCCGCCCTTGCCAGCGCCTGCCAGACATGCAGTGCCACGTAGAACAGCGCTCCAAGCCCTGCCAGCCCCTTCGCAACCGCCGCCATATCCCCCGCAAGGGGCATCATGTCATCGTAAAGCGAGCGGAGCACCTCATGGAGATTATTGAACTCCATGCCTACCAGTATTTCTGGTTGGAGGTCCCGTACAGGTCAAGCACGCTTTTGGCGTCGTTCTTCTTTTTCGCCCTGAGATAGCTCACCGATATGTTCTTGTTGGTGTAGTATCGCACCAGGCTGTGGTATTCCTTGACTTCCTTGTAGATTCTGTTGATCAGGTCCATGCGCTCCTTGTCATTCAGCGACAGGCTCGATGTGCTCACGATCTGTTTGAGCTCCTTCAAAAGCTCGGTGCTTTCTCCCAGAAGCGCCGTATACCCATTCCCGATGGCGATGAGCTCCTGCGGCGTAAAATTGGGGTCATTGATCATCCTGCCGAAATTCTGCACGTAGATCTGCGATACATCTCCCACCAGAAGCACGGTCTGCTGCACCTTTCGCGCATCCTTCACCAGGTTGTTCACCGCCTGCAGCTTGTCGTAATACTCCTTTCCCTGATTGTAGACCTTCTGCACCTCCTTGAAGTTCTTCACTACATTGGAGACCGTCGAGGACGTCTGTATGATTTCATTGGCACTGTTGAGTATGCCCGAGGCCAGATTGGCCGGGTCTGTAACCACAAACTGCGCTTTTGCGCACGGCGCAGCGGCAAGCATGACTGCCGCAAACGCCATTGATAGCATTTTTTTCATTTTCTATAGATTTTGGATTATTGATTATTCTCGTTTTCCCTCTCCCATCTCAGCTTCGCAATATGCCTGATGGCTAGCTCGACGTTACCGTCCAGCTCTGCAGCCGCCTGCATGACCTCCATCTTTTCGGTTTCCTCGGTCGTGTAGGCCAGGTATTCCTCCAGGCTCACCTCGGTGGCATACACCGCGGACTGGGTTCCTCCCAGACCTATCCAGACTTCCTTGTAGAGACGAGAGGGACTGTTGTTCATATTGATCGAAAGCACCTGCGCCTTTTCCTTGTCGGTAAGTCCGAGCATCGCCTGTATGTCATCGAATTTGTTCATGTACTTGCGCTGGTCCAGAAGGATCTTGCAGTCGGAATTGTTGATGATGCTCTCCTTCACAATGGGAGATTTGATGATATCGTCCACTTCCTGGGTCACCACTATGGCCTCGCCGAAGAACTTGCGCACGGTCTTGAAAAGGTACTTTATGTACTCGGCCATTCCTTCCTTGGCGATCGCCTTCCAAGCCTCCTCGATAAGGATCAGCTTGCGCACCCCCTTCAGCCTTCTCATCTTGTTGATGAAGACCTCCATGATGATGATCGTCACTATGGGAAACAGGATCTTGTGGTCCTTTATCGCATCGATTTCAAAGACTATAAACCGTTTAGCCAGCAGGTCCAGCTGCCTGTCCGAATTCAGCAGGTAATCGTACTCGCCTCCCCTGTAATACGGCTCCAGCACATTCAGAAAATTGGCGATGTCAAAGTCCTTCTCGCGCACCTGCTTCTCTTTCAGGATTTCGTGGTAATCCCCCTTTACGTACTCGTAGAATCCGTTGAAGGATGGAGCCAGCCCATTGTCCCTGATCAGCTCGATGTAGCCGTTCACGGCATTGGAAAGCGCCACTTCCTCCGAACGCGTCGGAGGCTCGTCATCCCGCTTCCACAGGGTCATTATCAGGGTTTTGATGCTTTCCCTTTTCTCTATATCGAATACCTTGTCATCGGTATAGAAGGGGTTGAAGGCAATGGGATTGTCCTCCGTGTAGGTGAAGTAGACACCGTCCTCCCCTCGGGTCCTGCTGTTGATCAGCCCGCACAGTCCCTGATAGGAATTCCCTGTATCCACCAGAAGCACATGCGCACCCTGCTCGTAGTACTGCCTGACCATATGGTTGGTAAAGAAGGACTTCCCGCTTCCCGAAGGCCCGAGGATGAACTTGTTGCGGTTGGTGATGATCCCGCGCTTCATGGGCAGGTCCGAAATATCCAGATGGATCGGTCTGCCGGTGAGCCTGTCGGCCATCTTGATGCCGAACGGCGATGGGGAGCTGCGGTAGTTCGTTTCCTGTGTGAACAGGCACAGCGCAGGCTCAATGAAGGTGTAGAAGCTTTCCTCGCATGGGAAATCGCCCGCATTGCCCGGCATTCCCGCCCAATACAGCGTCGCGGCGTCAGCCGTGTTGTGCCTCGGTTTGCATTCCATCAGCGCCAGAGCGCTGCCGCAGTCATTCTTGAGCTGTTTGAGCTCTGCAGGATCATCCGACCATGCCATAATGTTGAAATGCGCCCTGATGGAACTGAGCCCCAACGAATGCGCCTCGTTCAGGTATTTCTCTATCCATTCCCTATTGATCTGGTTCGCCCTGCTGTAGCGTGCAAGGGAATGCATGTTTCGCGCCGACTTCTCGAACTTCTGCAGGTTCTCCTCGCTGCTGTCCAGAAACAGGTACTGGTTGTAGATATGGTTGCAGCCCAGAAGAAGGCCGACTGGAGCGGCAAAAGACAGGCGGCAGTCGCTGCGGTCGGTCGAGAGCTTCTCGTAGCGGGTATCGGATGCAACAGCCGCAGGGAGGTCGTCCGTATCGGAAAGCGTATGCAGCGAAAGCCTTTTGGAACCCACCCTAACCTGCTCAGCTCCCAAGGCGATATCTTCCAATGATGCGCCCTCCTCTTTGGAAAGGGTAAGGTACTGCTCCAGTATCCCCTGCCTGTGATCGGCTCCCGTCAGGTCTTCTTCCGTCAGCCTATTGAGCCTGATAAGCCCGCTGTCGTTGAGGATGCGCTCAAACTGCGCCACAGTCTCCATAAATCTCCTGATAGCCTCTGGATCCCTGACTTCTTTCGGAATCAGCGTTCCCCTGCAGAGCGATGAGAAATTGCTCTGCATCCTCATCCTTTCCCGTGTGGTCTTGGTGAGGAACAGATAGCAGCAGTGGTTCAGGAACGGGCGTTCGTTGAAATGCCTCTCGAAGGTTCTTGCAAGGAAACTCTGTTCCTCCCCCTCCATATTCGGATTGTAGTTTTCCTTGACATACCAGTCCTGCTTGTGCACGACCGTAAAATCAGGCAGGGTCTTCACCGCCTTGTGCCAGGCGGAATGGATGGCCTCATAATCTGCCGATCCCGCAGTAAAAAGCTCCGGAAGCGATACGGCAAAGCAGGCCGTAACATCCCCATCCTTGGAGATGATGCAGTTCTGCTCCACCGCCAGCAGGGGTAATCTGCTCTCCAGCGTTGCTGTCTTTGACGAATTCCTCATAAGGCGGCGGATTTGGCTGAACATTTCAAACATCTTCGTACCGACCTGCGGCACACGATGTAGCGCGGATGTCTTTTCCCTGCCGCGATCTTCATCAGCCCATGCTCTCCGTACTTTCTGTTCAGCGCAAAAGTCTGCCAGACAACCAGCGTAGATCCCCCGCCGCCCAAAAAAAGGCAGATGTAAGAACTGGCGCCTGCCATGTAAAGGATCATGGTCAAGATGAGCATCCCAAGCAGCCCTCCCGCAAAAATGAAGAGATACTGCGCCTTGAGCCCCCTGAATTCGACGGTCCTGCCGATGCCCTTATTGATGCTGTAAGCAGTCATAGCGCAGCGCATTAAAGGAAAAAGGATCTTAGGATCGTGGCCGCAACGATCAGAAAGATGCAGGCCCCAAACCAGCTGGCGGCGGTTTTGCTGGTGTCGGGGTCACCGCTGCTGAATTTGTTGTACACCTTAACACCTCCAATCAGCCCAACCACCGCCCCTATGGCGTAGATCAGCTGGGTTGCGGGATCAAAATAAGAGGTCACCATCTGGGTGGCCTCCGTAATGCCGGCAGTTCCGTTTCCCTGCGCGGCTGCGCCAATGCCTGCCAGCACCATCATGGATGCCGAAAGCAGGCTTTCTTTTCTCTTTTTTTCCATAACCAAACACTTTAAAGTTTTGTCTTTTCCCGCCGAGTGCGGGCTTTGGAGCAAAGGTGTTGTGGAAAGATGCATAACATAGAGCACTGGCAGTCGTAGGAATAATTTGGCATTGTGAAGCGCCCCACAACTAAAATTTATTATATTAGCACACTTAACAAAATTTACTTTTTTGAGAGATACTTTAATATATTTAGACAACAATGCCACTACTGCCGTTGACAATCGAGTTGTTGAGGTAATTAATATTTACTTCAATCAACTTTATGGCAATGCAAGCAGTCTTTATAATTTCGGATCTAAATCCAAATTAATTTTAGAACAAGCAAGAACCAGCATTTCTGATTTGATTGATGCTGAGCCAGAAAGCATCTATTTTACCTCGGGCGCGACTGAAAGCGTCAACCTGGCATTGAAGGGTCTTGCATTAAGCCCTAAAAATTCAAAAAAACACATCATAACATGCAGTACCGAGCATAAAGCCGTATTGGAAACATGTGAGTATTTGCAAAGCATCGGATATGAAATCGATTACCTGCCTGTTAATAATGGGGGAGCCATAGACCTTGAAGTCCTTAAATCCCTAATTAAAGAGGATACTCTTTTGGTTTGTCTAATGTGGGTCAATAATGAAACTGGTGTCATTCACCCCATTAATGAAATTGGGAAAATAACTAAAGCCGCGGGGGTGTATTTCGTCTGCGACGGCTCTCAGGGAGTCGGAAAACTGCCTATCAGCGTAACAAGCTCTAATATTGACATTTTCTGCTTTTCTGGCCATAAATTGTACGCCAGTAAAGGTGTTGGAGGAATCTATATCGGTTCCGAAATAACCCGTAATGATAAAATACAGCCACTAATACACGGCGGTGGTCAGGAAGACAATTTGAGAAGCGGCACGCATAATGTCCCTTTAATTGCCGGATTAGGAAAAGCATTCGAAATTGCTAGGGAAGAAATGCAGAAAAATGAAGATCATATAGTGCGGCTCAAAACCTTACTTGAATCTGAATTGTCAAAAATGAGCCAGACTTCTATTAATGGCGTACAGGAACCAAGAATCTTCAATACCGTAAATGTGTGCATACTCGGCCTTGACAGCGAAGTTTTTATCGGAATTAACAGTGACATTGCCGTGAGCAACGGCTCTGCCTGCACCTCTGCATTAGTACAACCTTCTCACGTCCTTTTAGCAATGGGATTAAGCACTAATGATGCCATGGACAGCATACGCATTTCGATAGGTAAATATAACACCGAGAGTGAGATTCACCAACTCATCGAGCGGATCAATAACTTTATCAATTAACTAAACCGCTTTTTTGCACTTTTTAACCTAAAAATATTATTATATAACACTACTAACCAATAACTATAATGGAACTACTCTACGTATGGATTGAGAATTTCAGAAATATCAATAATAAAGGCTTAAATTTTTCCAACCAATATGAAATCAATTACGATAGATTATCAAATAATTTGACAATTAACCTGTTGGATGGCAGTAATGCCTTAAAAAAACGTGGCCGCATCTTGAAATTTAAAGGCGATGAAATTAATTATCTTGAGAATTTCTTCAGTTCTGAACCTTTAGAAAGGATATCTAATATTTCTCAGGTCACGGCTATTATTGGAAAAAACTCATCAGGTAAAAGTAATATTATAGATTTTATACTTACAGCAATAAGTAAAGGGCGAAGGGATAGATTAAGCCCTAATTATGTTTTGATTTTTAAAAAGAATGACAAACCTTATTTTTTTGGCAGAACTGAGGGCAAGAGTATTACGACTTCGAAAGTTGAATGTTTGGAAGTTGAATTAGAAAAAGCTGATATTAACAGCGAATGGGAGACCATGTTCTACTCCAATGTTGCAGATAATAAGGAATATCTTTTTGAAGGAAGCAGTATCAATAATTGTTCATTCGAAGCAATGAACAAATTGCAGTCAAATAAGATCAGATTTGTCGATTCTCCAATTTTTAGTGACACTTGGCAAAAATTAAATCCCAATAACAATCCAGAAAGAAAGATCAGGTTCATTTTTAATCCAATTGCTTTTACGGAACTTGAAAGTGCTTTTATTGCTGAAGATAAAATTGAAGGTATCATCAAACGTTACAGAAAGGCAATTTACCAGGAATCAACATCTAACTACAATAGATTTAAATACGGACTGGCAGTTAATCTGCTTAGTTTTCTAATTTCTAAAAACGTCCCGATGGATGATTTTTTGGACGGTGTTCAATTAGTTGGACAGGAAGGAATGGCAGAAGCTATCGCGACCTTAAATCCAAAAGTTGTTGCCTTTCTAAACAGTTTTCATCACAGTGAAATTGAAGACCTGAGCGAATCAGATTACAGTTTGTACAATGATCTGCTGCAGGAATTGGAATCCCAAAATTTTAACTTTGGACAGATAGAAAAATACAGCAATTCAATTCTTGTGGATTTTAGTAATGAGTTCAAAGATCTTATAGACAATAAACAAGATCTTTTTAATAATCCATCACTCATATCGCATGATTGGTCTAAATTGAGTTCAGGCATGAGAGCCTACCTAAATTTATTTTCGCAACTATACTCGGTGAGTGAAAAAGTTAGAGGAAACTCCAAAAGCCTATTGATATGTATAGACGAAGGTGACCTATATCTGCATCCGGAATGGCAAAAGAATTTTCTAAATGATCTCATCTGGTTTATCTCACATGTGTTTCAATCCTCAAAAGTTCAATTGATTCTCACTTCGCATTCCCCATTTCTAATCTCTGATCTTCCAAAAGAAAATGTCATTCTTTTAGATGATAATTGCAACCCAAGTAGACAGCTAAATGAAGAATCTTCTTTTGGGGCAAATATCCATCAGTTGTATACAAAACAATTTTTTCTGAAGAACGGCTCGATTGGGGAATTCGCAAAGAGGAAGATTACAACTCTTTTGAATGACATAAAGGAAATGACCGAGGATAATGTTGAATTATACCAAAAAAGGGTTGATATGATTGGAGAACCGGTTTTACGCTTTAGGCTGCAAGATGAATTAAAAAAGAGATTGAGCCAATTATCAAAAGAAACGCAGATCAAATGGCATAAATCAGAAATTTCTAAACTGACTGCATCATGATTTTTATAGGAAGTATACCCGATTCCATACTCGATTCTCATTGGACCTATTTCACAGCATCTGACGGTTATGCAAAAATAAACTCATTTGCCGAAGATGAAGGAATTGAAGAATCCCAACGCAATTATTTTATCAGACTGCGGGACAATCCTGATATTTTGAAATCCATTGTTGTCGGCAGACCGCATGAATTAAAAATAGAAATTGAACATTATCAAACAAATATAATAAATGAAATAGCTTTACTTTCACAGTATCAAAGTTTTTTAGCTCTCGGTACATTTGATCAAATATGTGAGCGCATCAACAGAAAGGCAGAGAGTTTTGTTGGAAAAGTTGAGGTACTTCGCAGGAAAAATGAATATCGTGACACTTTGGTGGGCTTAAAAACGGAACTGAATCCCGCCTTATTTCCAAACCCAAATGCAGGAGCAAAAATTCCCATTAATCTTTTAAAATCAATGTTTTCAGCGCTTAAAGGACAATTTACTGAAAGCGTAAAGGACTTTTATTCCAAGATTTACACCATTTTCAATTATGATGCCCTAATTGAGGCAAAAGAACCTTGGGGAGCCTATAAATTGACAAATGAACTCAATGTTAATGTATGCCCCTATTGCAACAGGAACTATATCAACACCAGCTATAACGACCATGGAAAAACGAGGCCCGAACTTGACCACTTTTTTCCTAAATCAAAATATCCGTTCCTATCAATATCAATTTACAATTTGATACCTAGTTGCCATATCTGTAACTCAAGTTTAAAAGGTGCTAAGGATTTTTATCTCGAACCGCATCTCCACCCATTTATGGAGTTTAAGAACGACGATTTCCAATTTGAAATCAAATATCGCGAGGACGTTATTGAAGAAATAGTCGCCGATGTGGATAGCTTTGAAATCGTTGTGACAACTTTGACCGAAGATGCGGACTTAAAAACCAGCATCAACAATTCTTGCAAGACATTTCTAATAAAAGAACTATACAATCTGCATAAGGACGTTGCGCAGGAACTACTCTTCAAATCCGTTTATTACAATGAAACAAAAATACATGAATTGAAAAGCATATTGGGCGACCAGGCAGGTATTGACGACAATTTTCTAAAAAGAGTAATAATCGGTACATATGCTGACAGCAGAAGTATCGGCAAAAGATCACTTTCAAAGTACTCTTATGATATCATATCGAAAACGGACTTGAAGAGGACTTTAGATTTATAATAGAAATACCGATTCCATTTTTTACCTGCAGCATTTTATCTGTATTATTAAGAAATAGCTTAAAAATTAATATATTTATTTTAAAATAATCAATTAAACTCCTTATGTTGAAAGCTTTATTTGAATCCATATATAATTGCAAGACTGAATTAGATGTAGACAAACTAATTTCTGTTGATTTCCATCTATCGAAGGCGGAGAACTGGTTTCCCATTGGGCAAAACGAATCAAATTTCAGTATAATCGAAAATCAGCAGTCTAACCCGATTGCAGCGCTCGTCGAAAAGGTAACCAATTCCATAGATGCCATCCTGATGAAAAAATGTATTGAGGCAGGTTTGGACCCTAAAGCTAAAAATGCTCCAAAATCAATGGACGAAGCTGTTGAATTGTTTTTCGTTGACAATAAAAATTGGGATCTGAACAGTACCAGAAGGAAACAGGCTGAAGACATACAAATTATTGCTGACGGTCCCACCAGACAAAGTTCAGTAATCATTTACGATAATGGAGAGGGGCAGCATCCCGAAAATTTCGAAAGTACTTTTCTCTCCCTGATGCGTGGAAACAAAAATGAAATTCATTTTGTACAGGGGAAATACAATATGGGAGGAAGTGGCGCCATTGTCTTTTGCGGCAAAGGATATCAACTGATAGCTTCTAAAAGGTTTGACGGTTTAGGAAAATTTGGTTTTACACTAGTGAGGGAACATCCGTTGTCCAAAGATGAATTGGAAATTAAAAAAAACACTTG includes:
- the traM gene encoding conjugative transposon protein TraM encodes the protein MKENKKKEGVMLWEHGAEEKSDSVDEKSGKMEKLKKSLIFGLMGIVCAGCLYLIFRPSPEKESGQAIGLNNIVPQAADNEMQADKAKAYEQEMLEQKQEDKRRALTTLADYWKQDSVTADESPSSANAVQTAGQEPRETNSALGTYRKAQNALGSFYQDSGGEADMLRREVAELKSELAQRDAAPSVTVDGQLALMEKSYQMAAKYLPSAPAAQPLQRADSSSRAKRPSIADAPYFAGAAPERKTAVSVLRPMANAGADAERGVRPNARSFYTADAKEREVPVRNSIKACVDQTQSVAGESAVKLRLLEPAAIPGGTLEKGSVLTATAKIQGGRLQLKISSIAFNGTILPVDISAFDLDGQLGLLVPYSAERTAAGQMAGNMGQQSATSLMLTQSAGQQVAADLSRGVLQGISGYFSKKVKTPKVMLKAGHQLFLVSKKQ
- the traK gene encoding conjugative transposon protein TraK; its protein translation is MEFKTLRNIENSFRQIRLYAIVFALLCTGITGSALWYSYRFADRQREKIYVLDNGKSLMLALSQDAAVNRPVEAREHVRRFHELFFTLAPDKDAIESNMKRAFSLADKSAFDYYKDLSEKGYYNRIISGNVQQRIEIDSVVCSFESYPYSVRSYAREFIIRSSNVTQRSLVTSCLLVNSVRSDSNPQGFNIEKFAVLENKDMQIIER
- the traJ gene encoding conjugative transposon protein TraJ, which codes for MEFNNLHEVLRSLYDDMMPLAGDMAAVAKGLAGLGALFYVALHVWQALARAEPIDVYPMLRPFALGLCIMFFPSIVLGSINAVLSPIVSGTHGILQGQVLDLNRLQQQKDQLEYEAMVRNPETSYMASDEEFEKKLDELGWSPSDIGTMAGMYMDRQAYQMEKMIKQWFRNFLEVLFQAAALVIDTIRTFFLIVLSILGPIAFAISVWDGFQSTLTQWITRYVSVYLWLPVADLFSSMLARIQSLIIERDIEMLSDPAFIPDTSNTVYVIFMIIGIVGYFTVPTVTGWIIQAGGGGNFMRNVSQTAMKAGNIAGAGAGSAAGNIAGRLVSRS
- a CDS encoding DUF4141 domain-containing protein, with translation MKKMLSMAFAAVMLAAAPCAKAQFVVTDPANLASGILNSANEIIQTSSTVSNVVKNFKEVQKVYNQGKEYYDKLQAVNNLVKDARKVQQTVLLVGDVSQIYVQNFGRMINDPNFTPQELIAIGNGYTALLGESTELLKELKQIVSTSSLSLNDKERMDLINRIYKEVKEYHSLVRYYTNKNISVSYLRAKKKNDAKSVLDLYGTSNQKYW
- a CDS encoding TraG family conjugative transposon ATPase; amino-acid sequence: MRNSSKTATLESRLPLLAVEQNCIISKDGDVTACFAVSLPELFTAGSADYEAIHSAWHKAVKTLPDFTVVHKQDWYVKENYNPNMEGEEQSFLARTFERHFNERPFLNHCCYLFLTKTTRERMRMQSNFSSLCRGTLIPKEVRDPEAIRRFMETVAQFERILNDSGLIRLNRLTEEDLTGADHRQGILEQYLTLSKEEGASLEDIALGAEQVRVGSKRLSLHTLSDTDDLPAAVASDTRYEKLSTDRSDCRLSFAAPVGLLLGCNHIYNQYLFLDSSEENLQKFEKSARNMHSLARYSRANQINREWIEKYLNEAHSLGLSSIRAHFNIMAWSDDPAELKQLKNDCGSALALMECKPRHNTADAATLYWAGMPGNAGDFPCEESFYTFIEPALCLFTQETNYRSSPSPFGIKMADRLTGRPIHLDISDLPMKRGIITNRNKFILGPSGSGKSFFTNHMVRQYYEQGAHVLLVDTGNSYQGLCGLINSRTRGEDGVYFTYTEDNPIAFNPFYTDDKVFDIEKRESIKTLIMTLWKRDDEPPTRSEEVALSNAVNGYIELIRDNGLAPSFNGFYEYVKGDYHEILKEKQVREKDFDIANFLNVLEPYYRGGEYDYLLNSDRQLDLLAKRFIVFEIDAIKDHKILFPIVTIIIMEVFINKMRRLKGVRKLILIEEAWKAIAKEGMAEYIKYLFKTVRKFFGEAIVVTQEVDDIIKSPIVKESIINNSDCKILLDQRKYMNKFDDIQAMLGLTDKEKAQVLSINMNNSPSRLYKEVWIGLGGTQSAVYATEVSLEEYLAYTTEETEKMEVMQAAAELDGNVELAIRHIAKLRWERENENNQ
- a CDS encoding DUF4133 domain-containing protein; the protein is MTAYSINKGIGRTVEFRGLKAQYLFIFAGGLLGMLILTMILYMAGASSYICLFLGGGGSTLVVWQTFALNRKYGEHGLMKIAAGKRHPRYIVCRRSVRRCLKCSAKSAAL
- a CDS encoding DUF4134 domain-containing protein: MEKKRKESLLSASMMVLAGIGAAAQGNGTAGITEATQMVTSYFDPATQLIYAIGAVVGLIGGVKVYNKFSSGDPDTSKTAASWFGACIFLIVAATILRSFFL
- a CDS encoding cysteine desulfurase family protein, whose product is MRDTLIYLDNNATTAVDNRVVEVINIYFNQLYGNASSLYNFGSKSKLILEQARTSISDLIDAEPESIYFTSGATESVNLALKGLALSPKNSKKHIITCSTEHKAVLETCEYLQSIGYEIDYLPVNNGGAIDLEVLKSLIKEDTLLVCLMWVNNETGVIHPINEIGKITKAAGVYFVCDGSQGVGKLPISVTSSNIDIFCFSGHKLYASKGVGGIYIGSEITRNDKIQPLIHGGGQEDNLRSGTHNVPLIAGLGKAFEIAREEMQKNEDHIVRLKTLLESELSKMSQTSINGVQEPRIFNTVNVCILGLDSEVFIGINSDIAVSNGSACTSALVQPSHVLLAMGLSTNDAMDSIRISIGKYNTESEIHQLIERINNFIN
- a CDS encoding ATP-binding protein; this encodes MELLYVWIENFRNINNKGLNFSNQYEINYDRLSNNLTINLLDGSNALKKRGRILKFKGDEINYLENFFSSEPLERISNISQVTAIIGKNSSGKSNIIDFILTAISKGRRDRLSPNYVLIFKKNDKPYFFGRTEGKSITTSKVECLEVELEKADINSEWETMFYSNVADNKEYLFEGSSINNCSFEAMNKLQSNKIRFVDSPIFSDTWQKLNPNNNPERKIRFIFNPIAFTELESAFIAEDKIEGIIKRYRKAIYQESTSNYNRFKYGLAVNLLSFLISKNVPMDDFLDGVQLVGQEGMAEAIATLNPKVVAFLNSFHHSEIEDLSESDYSLYNDLLQELESQNFNFGQIEKYSNSILVDFSNEFKDLIDNKQDLFNNPSLISHDWSKLSSGMRAYLNLFSQLYSVSEKVRGNSKSLLICIDEGDLYLHPEWQKNFLNDLIWFISHVFQSSKVQLILTSHSPFLISDLPKENVILLDDNCNPSRQLNEESSFGANIHQLYTKQFFLKNGSIGEFAKRKITTLLNDIKEMTEDNVELYQKRVDMIGEPVLRFRLQDELKKRLSQLSKETQIKWHKSEISKLTAS